A stretch of DNA from Esox lucius isolate fEsoLuc1 chromosome 18, fEsoLuc1.pri, whole genome shotgun sequence:
GCCTGACAGTCACTGTGGGGCTGccactgctgccatctgttgGCCTCTTGAACTGAGGTCCCAGGTGGATGTGGATCTTGTTGTCCTCTGTGGTGGTGATAACGCTGGCGTTAGCGCTGTACTTCTTGACGGGTGACGCCACTGTCTGCTTCTCCGGGGTCACCTTGAACACGGCCCGGCCCGTGGTGCTCACTTCGTGGGAGCCCGGGGATGCGGAGGCAATGTCCTCCACCAGCGGACTGGTGCTAACTGTGATGATGGAGACGGGCGACAGGGGTCTGTATGGGTCTGAGTGGGTGGAGCCTGTACTCCGGTCCGGGGACTTGGCCCTAGAGATGGTCGTGATGGTGACTGGAGATTTGCACCTCTCAGGGCCCACTGTCACACCCTCGCCTGGCTTGCTTTTCGAGGACAAGGTGGTGGGCTTGGGAACAATGGTTATGCGGGGCCTCTGCAGGCCCAGGGTGGGGATGATGGTGGAGCTGGAGAAGAAGTCCTCAGAGCGGGGGCTGGTGATCTCCAATGTGGCAGTGCTGTTCTCATGATCTGGAGTCACTCGGATGTGCAGCGGACGGCCTGGCTTCTGGGACATGGTCAACTCAGGAGGACAAGAGGAGGAGTCCCCATTGACCTGAGGAGCGGAGGTCTTCTGTGGGCTTGTCTGGGTAATCGTCACTGCATCCTTTTTCTTCATCCAGGGGATCCAGGACTTTCTTGTACCCAGCTCAGTGGCTGCTGGCGGGTAGCGCTCCAGCACAGTTGCTGGCTTCTTCAGACTCCCTTGCCTCAGGTTGCTCATGATATGGTTCTCCTCCAGGACTGATTTCCTGATGAACACTGCAGGCGTTTCCTCCTCAGCAGGCTCGTTGACAAACACATCAGTCTGCACTGCCGTGGACGTAACTGGGACATCTACTATCCTCCTCCCATTCATGCTGGGCCGCAGAGCGCGGCTGTAGCGCTTGGTGACCTCTAGCTCTTTGGTGAGGTTGATCACTTCCTGGCTCATCCTCTTCTTATTGTCCTCCTCTTCCAGGAACCTTTGCTGGAGGACAGAGAAGTCCACCTGCAGCTGGGACAGCAGATCCTCCTTGTTCATCAGCTCATGGATCTTCTCCTTTAAGGCCTGGACATCTGCCTGCAGGTCTCTAGTTTTGGCCTCCTCTATTTTACAGCGCATCCTTAGCTCAACCTCTTGGCTCACTGCTTCTCCCTTCTCTATGGCCTTGTTCCTAGCAATCTGGCTTTTCATATCCTCCAGCAGCTGAGAGAGGGCATTTGCTTTTTCCTGCTCTGATCGGAACTTCTTCTCAAGTAAGTCATACTCGTCCTCTGTCTTCATCAGGTCGCCTTCCAATACCTCCAGCTGTTTGAGACGGTTTCTGAGCCTTTCAATTTCTTGCGTTAGCTCCTTGACTTTGTGGTCTTCATCTAAGGATCGTTTGTCCTTATTAGCTCTGCATTTTAATGATTCCCTTTCTGCCTCCTCTAGCTGGTCCATCCGTTTTGTCATTACACCAACCTTAAAGCTAAGACTCCTGCACTTTTCCTCTTCACTTGCAAGTTTCATTTTCAGCTCATCTTTCTCTTTGGTAAGAGATGTTACTTTTACCTCCATTTCTGATTTCAGTTTAAGGAGCTTTTTACTCTCTTCAATTAACTTTTCTGTGACCTCCATGACCTTACCTTGCTCAGTTTTGAACATCTGATTTAAATCATTGCTCTTTAGCTCTTCCTGTTTTATTCTTTCAGTCATGTTCTTTCTTTCATCAACTAATATCACTGTAAATGACTTCAGTTTCATCAGGTCATCCTTTAGACCCAGCTCTGCCTTCTCAAGTCTTGACTCAGAATTCTCCAGTTCTTTCACACGTTTTTTCACTGTGTCCAGCTCACCGGCTAATCCCTTTGCCagtcccttctctctctctagatTAATATGAAGTGTTGCACACTCTGATTTGCTTGTGTTGAAGGCCCCTTCCAGTTTCTCTAATTCCACCATTCTCTTTTGTAGTTTCTCCACCTCCAGCCTCAGCTCTCGGCCAGCGGTTTCCTCATCCTTCAGCCTCTTTCTTAGTTCCCTGGCCTGGTTTTCAGTCTTAGTGATCTCCTCGTCCTTGCCTTCCATCTCCAGGACTTTCTTGCGCAGGGTCTCGAGCTCTGCCATTACGCTTGAGTTCCCACACTCTCCCTTACTGATCTTGTCCCTCAGCTCTACAAGGTCGTCCTCTGACCTTTGCAGTGCCTTGTTGCTTTCCTCCAGCTCTTTGATCTTATTAGTCAGGCCGGCCAGCTTCAGACGGAGCTCGCGGCTGTGGGAGTCCTGATTAGCAAGCTTGGCTGTCATCTCCTCGTGCTCCCGGGTGAACTTGACAGCTTTGCACTCCAGCTCTGCCTCTAGTCTAAGGACCCTCTGGCGGTCCTCCTTGGCTGTGCCGCTAACAGCAGCCAGCCGCTGCTCCCTCTCCTGGAGCTTGTTGCTGAGTTCCTGGACCTTCTGGCTCTGTTGGTCGATCTGCTCAATGTGGAGCTGCCGCTCATCTACAAGCATCAAGGCAAATGACTTGAGTTTGACCAGCTCTTCACGGACCTTCTCCAGCCTTCTGCTGTGATCCTTGTCTTTACGGGCCTGgtacgccttctcctgctccaacAACTTCTTTAATCTTGGAGAGAGAACAAAGAGGGTGAGGGGAAGAGATAAAGTGAtaaggagagaaaaaactgagagagagagatagcgtgcgactgaaatgtaaatgatcTATTTGAGAGGCTTTTTCATTATCGTTATGTTCTCTATACTGAGAAGActgtaaaacatacagtacttaTCTACTGACTGTAAGTAAATCTGCAGGAACCTTGCACTGGAATGCAGTTGTACTTATCTACTGATTGTATTTAAATCTGCAGGAACGGAGCACTGGAATGCAGTTGTACTTATATACTGATTGTATTTAAATCTGCAGGAACAGAGCACTGGAATGCAGTTGTACTTATCTACTGATTGTATTTAAATCTGCAGGAACAGAGCACCAGAATGCAGTTGTACTTATCTACTGATTGCAATTAATTGAGTTATAGCAAACTACAGATAGCCTTAACATTAAAGTTAAACATTATCAAACAAGTATTGTAACTCTACTAAACTGTACAGGTTGCCCTGGTAGTGTGCACATCTCCGTGGTTCCCAGAGCTGCTGGGAGCCTGACCAGACTCAGAATGAGTGCGTTACCCCCGTCCCAGATCCCTGTGAGCAGGGGTGGGAGCCTGGATGGGAGGCAGGCAAGCAGAAAAAATGCCAACAGCATGATTGCAGAGGGAacaaagggaggggggggggcttaggGGGGTAGATTAGAAGCTTGAACGCGCACGTGATTCTCCCCAGCAGAACGAACCCTTAACCGGCCCATCACACCGTGCACAGAGTCACGCCGCTCAACACACCTTAACTAAAGTGTCAAAGAAAAACTTAAAGTGGCGCGCCGGACTGCCCACCTATGGGGATGCACCGAATGAACCTTAACGGGAATAACACAAGTAGATGTTTAACTTAGGACTCTCTGCGGGAGTCTCTGTGTGCCCTttgcaaccgccagagaa
This window harbors:
- the LOC105017840 gene encoding filamin-A-interacting protein 1 isoform X2, yielding MRSRSSTATGSPDDGQINQVAQPTKAFAKKAEENTPELVKRKMKAQRVEKDKDGRMQTPVISIVQRKTAGLRDLSKEELLRLLGVMEGEVQAREDIIHMLKSERTRPEALEAHYGSAAPIKPLQALQRDSLLTHNTTTLRDDVYEMPMQELERLEGKHRETYRRMLEQLLLAEKCHRRTVNELENEKHKHTDFMNKSDDFTNLLEQERERLKKLLEQEKAYQARKDKDHSRRLEKVREELVKLKSFALMLVDERQLHIEQIDQQSQKVQELSNKLQEREQRLAAVSGTAKEDRQRVLRLEAELECKAVKFTREHEEMTAKLANQDSHSRELRLKLAGLTNKIKELEESNKALQRSEDDLVELRDKISKGECGNSSVMAELETLRKKVLEMEGKDEEITKTENQARELRKRLKDEETAGRELRLEVEKLQKRMVELEKLEGAFNTSKSECATLHINLEREKGLAKGLAGELDTVKKRVKELENSESRLEKAELGLKDDLMKLKSFTVILVDERKNMTERIKQEELKSNDLNQMFKTEQGKVMEVTEKLIEESKKLLKLKSEMEVKVTSLTKEKDELKMKLASEEEKCRSLSFKVGVMTKRMDQLEEAERESLKCRANKDKRSLDEDHKVKELTQEIERLRNRLKQLEVLEGDLMKTEDEYDLLEKKFRSEQEKANALSQLLEDMKSQIARNKAIEKGEAVSQEVELRMRCKIEEAKTRDLQADVQALKEKIHELMNKEDLLSQLQVDFSVLQQRFLEEEDNKKRMSQEVINLTKELEVTKRYSRALRPSMNGRRIVDVPVTSTAVQTDVFVNEPAEEETPAVFIRKSVLEENHIMSNLRQGSLKKPATVLERYPPAATELGTRKSWIPWMKKKDAVTITQTSPQKTSAPQVNGDSSSCPPELTMSQKPGRPLHIRVTPDHENSTATLEITSPRSEDFFSSSTIIPTLGLQRPRITIVPKPTTLSSKSKPGEGVTVGPERCKSPVTITTISRAKSPDRSTGSTHSDPYRPLSPVSIITVSTSPLVEDIASASPGSHEVSTTGRAVFKVTPEKQTVASPVKKYSANASVITTTEDNKIHIHLGPQFKRPTDGSSGSPTVTVRPLSVSAESREAPTGTVLRSPRHPNSTAFVPGKTVASKLTSSITIVPVTSASSRTTQSVLLLNCFKMISGGVCSLDSTLSSPGRMCHQLGSRPHESLCQKEMLCSI
- the LOC105017840 gene encoding filamin-A-interacting protein 1 isoform X3; protein product: MRSRSSTATGSPDDGQINQVAQPTKAFAKKAEENTPELVKRKMKAQRVEKDKDGRMQTPVISIVQRKTAGLRDLSKEELLRLLGVMEGEVQAREDIIHMLKSERTRPEALEAHYGSAAPIKPLQALQRDSLLTHNTTTLRDDVYEMPMQELERLEGKHRETYRRMLEQLLLAEKCHRRTVNELENEKHKHTDFMNKSDDFTNLLEQERERLKKLLEQEKAYQARKDKDHSRRLEKVREELVKLKSFALMLVDERQLHIEQIDQQSQKVQELSNKLQEREQRLAAVSGTAKEDRQRVLRLEAELECKAVKFTREHEEMTAKLANQDSHSRELRLKLAGLTNKIKELEESNKALQRSEDDLVELRDKISKGECGNSSVMAELETLRKKVLEMEGKDEEITKTENQARELRKRLKDEETAGRELRLEVEKLQKRMVELEKLEGAFNTSKSECATLHINLEREKGLAKGLAGELDTVKKRVKELENSESRLEKAELGLKDDLMKLKSFTVILVDERKNMTERIKQEELKSNDLNQMFKTEQGKVMEVTEKLIEESKKLLKLKSEMEVKVTSLTKEKDELKMKLASEEEKCRSLSFKVGVMTKRMDQLEEAERESLKCRANKDKRSLDEDHKVKELTQEIERLRNRLKQLEVLEGDLMKTEDEYDLLEKKFRSEQEKANALSQLLEDMKSQIARNKAIEKGEAVSQEVELRMRCKIEEAKTRDLQADVQALKEKIHELMNKEDLLSQLQVDFSVLQQRFLEEEDNKKRMSQEVINLTKELEVTKRYSRALRPSMNGRRIVDVPVTSTAVQTDVFVNEPAEEETPAVFIRKSVLEENHIMSNLRQGSLKKPATVLERYPPAATELGTRKSWIPWMKKKDAVTITQTSPQKTSAPQVNGDSSSCPPELTMSQKPGRPLHIRVTPDHENSTATLEITSPRSEDFFSSSTIIPTLGLQRPRITIVPKPTTLSSKSKPGEGVTVGPERCKSPVTITTISRAKSPDRSTGSTHSDPYRPLSPVSIITVSTSPLVEDIASASPGSHEVSTTGRAVFKVTPEKQTVASPVKKYSANASVITTTEDNKIHIHLGPQFKRPTDGSSGSPTVTVRPLSVSAESREAPTGTVLRSPRHPNSTAFVPGKTVASKLTSSITIVPVTSASSRTTQSVPGPDVPSTRVTATRIPMSKGNVVQHMIVQPR
- the LOC105017840 gene encoding filamin-A-interacting protein 1 isoform X1 produces the protein MRSRSSTATGSPDDGQINQVAQPTKAFAKKAEENTPELVKRKMKAQRVEKDKDGRMQTPVISIVQRKTAGLRDLSKEELLRLLGVMEGEVQAREDIIHMLKSERTRPEALEAHYGSAAPIKPLQALQRDSLLTHNTTTLRDDVYEMPMQELERLEGKHRETYRRMLEQLLLAEKCHRRTVNELENEKHKHTDFMNKSDDFTNLLEQERERLKKLLEQEKAYQARKDKDHSRRLEKVREELVKLKSFALMLVDERQLHIEQIDQQSQKVQELSNKLQEREQRLAAVSGTAKEDRQRVLRLEAELECKAVKFTREHEEMTAKLANQDSHSRELRLKLAGLTNKIKELEESNKALQRSEDDLVELRDKISKGECGNSSVMAELETLRKKVLEMEGKDEEITKTENQARELRKRLKDEETAGRELRLEVEKLQKRMVELEKLEGAFNTSKSECATLHINLEREKGLAKGLAGELDTVKKRVKELENSESRLEKAELGLKDDLMKLKSFTVILVDERKNMTERIKQEELKSNDLNQMFKTEQGKVMEVTEKLIEESKKLLKLKSEMEVKVTSLTKEKDELKMKLASEEEKCRSLSFKVGVMTKRMDQLEEAERESLKCRANKDKRSLDEDHKVKELTQEIERLRNRLKQLEVLEGDLMKTEDEYDLLEKKFRSEQEKANALSQLLEDMKSQIARNKAIEKGEAVSQEVELRMRCKIEEAKTRDLQADVQALKEKIHELMNKEDLLSQLQVDFSVLQQRFLEEEDNKKRMSQEVINLTKELEVTKRYSRALRPSMNGRRIVDVPVTSTAVQTDVFVNEPAEEETPAVFIRKSVLEENHIMSNLRQGSLKKPATVLERYPPAATELGTRKSWIPWMKKKDAVTITQTSPQKTSAPQVNGDSSSCPPELTMSQKPGRPLHIRVTPDHENSTATLEITSPRSEDFFSSSTIIPTLGLQRPRITIVPKPTTLSSKSKPGEGVTVGPERCKSPVTITTISRAKSPDRSTGSTHSDPYRPLSPVSIITVSTSPLVEDIASASPGSHEVSTTGRAVFKVTPEKQTVASPVKKYSANASVITTTEDNKIHIHLGPQFKRPTDGSSGSPTVTVRPLSVSAESREAPTGTVLRSPRHPNSTAFVPGKTVASKLTSSITIVPVTSASSRTTQSVPGPDVPSTRVTATRIPMSKGMKTGKAVVTGISSVTRLESRAESQSMKIELRRSTVCSSTSTGGGKC
- the LOC105017840 gene encoding filamin-A-interacting protein 1 isoform X5, with amino-acid sequence MCTLPGQPVQLKKLLEQEKAYQARKDKDHSRRLEKVREELVKLKSFALMLVDERQLHIEQIDQQSQKVQELSNKLQEREQRLAAVSGTAKEDRQRVLRLEAELECKAVKFTREHEEMTAKLANQDSHSRELRLKLAGLTNKIKELEESNKALQRSEDDLVELRDKISKGECGNSSVMAELETLRKKVLEMEGKDEEITKTENQARELRKRLKDEETAGRELRLEVEKLQKRMVELEKLEGAFNTSKSECATLHINLEREKGLAKGLAGELDTVKKRVKELENSESRLEKAELGLKDDLMKLKSFTVILVDERKNMTERIKQEELKSNDLNQMFKTEQGKVMEVTEKLIEESKKLLKLKSEMEVKVTSLTKEKDELKMKLASEEEKCRSLSFKVGVMTKRMDQLEEAERESLKCRANKDKRSLDEDHKVKELTQEIERLRNRLKQLEVLEGDLMKTEDEYDLLEKKFRSEQEKANALSQLLEDMKSQIARNKAIEKGEAVSQEVELRMRCKIEEAKTRDLQADVQALKEKIHELMNKEDLLSQLQVDFSVLQQRFLEEEDNKKRMSQEVINLTKELEVTKRYSRALRPSMNGRRIVDVPVTSTAVQTDVFVNEPAEEETPAVFIRKSVLEENHIMSNLRQGSLKKPATVLERYPPAATELGTRKSWIPWMKKKDAVTITQTSPQKTSAPQVNGDSSSCPPELTMSQKPGRPLHIRVTPDHENSTATLEITSPRSEDFFSSSTIIPTLGLQRPRITIVPKPTTLSSKSKPGEGVTVGPERCKSPVTITTISRAKSPDRSTGSTHSDPYRPLSPVSIITVSTSPLVEDIASASPGSHEVSTTGRAVFKVTPEKQTVASPVKKYSANASVITTTEDNKIHIHLGPQFKRPTDGSSGSPTVTVRPLSVSAESREAPTGTVLRSPRHPNSTAFVPGKTVASKLTSSITIVPVTSASSRTTQSVPGPDVPSTRVTATRIPMSKGMKTGKAVVTGISSVTRLESRAESQSMKIELRRSTVCSSTSTGGGKC
- the LOC105017840 gene encoding filamin-A-interacting protein 1 isoform X4 — protein: MLLAFFLLACLPSRLPPLLTGIWDGGNALILSLVRLPAALGTTEMCTLPGQPVQLKKLLEQEKAYQARKDKDHSRRLEKVREELVKLKSFALMLVDERQLHIEQIDQQSQKVQELSNKLQEREQRLAAVSGTAKEDRQRVLRLEAELECKAVKFTREHEEMTAKLANQDSHSRELRLKLAGLTNKIKELEESNKALQRSEDDLVELRDKISKGECGNSSVMAELETLRKKVLEMEGKDEEITKTENQARELRKRLKDEETAGRELRLEVEKLQKRMVELEKLEGAFNTSKSECATLHINLEREKGLAKGLAGELDTVKKRVKELENSESRLEKAELGLKDDLMKLKSFTVILVDERKNMTERIKQEELKSNDLNQMFKTEQGKVMEVTEKLIEESKKLLKLKSEMEVKVTSLTKEKDELKMKLASEEEKCRSLSFKVGVMTKRMDQLEEAERESLKCRANKDKRSLDEDHKVKELTQEIERLRNRLKQLEVLEGDLMKTEDEYDLLEKKFRSEQEKANALSQLLEDMKSQIARNKAIEKGEAVSQEVELRMRCKIEEAKTRDLQADVQALKEKIHELMNKEDLLSQLQVDFSVLQQRFLEEEDNKKRMSQEVINLTKELEVTKRYSRALRPSMNGRRIVDVPVTSTAVQTDVFVNEPAEEETPAVFIRKSVLEENHIMSNLRQGSLKKPATVLERYPPAATELGTRKSWIPWMKKKDAVTITQTSPQKTSAPQVNGDSSSCPPELTMSQKPGRPLHIRVTPDHENSTATLEITSPRSEDFFSSSTIIPTLGLQRPRITIVPKPTTLSSKSKPGEGVTVGPERCKSPVTITTISRAKSPDRSTGSTHSDPYRPLSPVSIITVSTSPLVEDIASASPGSHEVSTTGRAVFKVTPEKQTVASPVKKYSANASVITTTEDNKIHIHLGPQFKRPTDGSSGSPTVTVRPLSVSAESREAPTGTVLRSPRHPNSTAFVPGKTVASKLTSSITIVPVTSASSRTTQSVPGPDVPSTRVTATRIPMSKGMKTGKAVVTGISSVTRLESRAESQSMKIELRRSTVCSSTSTGGGKC